A single region of the Jatrophihabitans sp. GAS493 genome encodes:
- a CDS encoding ABC transporter ATP-binding protein, whose product MTTPTADRLSSGIELTGLVKSFKSPQGPVHAVRGVDLQIAPGETVALLGPNGAGKSTTIDMLLGLLPPDSGTVTLFGMTPAAAIKAGAIGAMLQSGAVLNDLSVRELIDMMASLYPNPLPLKETLELANITDIADRKTNKLSGGQTQRVRFAVALVSNPDLLVLDEPTVALDVEARRDFWATMRGFTERGKTVVFATHYLEEADAYADRIVLMARGQIVADGAATELKAKVGSRTIRVTLPDADLTALRTLPGVSSAEQHGDAVLLSCADSDSALRALLSGYPAARDIEVTGAGLEQAFLQLTGDEETDVQPGIESSGAAR is encoded by the coding sequence ATGACGACCCCAACGGCCGATCGGCTGTCCTCTGGCATCGAACTCACCGGATTGGTGAAGTCCTTCAAGTCCCCGCAGGGACCGGTCCACGCGGTTCGGGGGGTGGATCTGCAGATCGCGCCCGGCGAGACGGTGGCGCTGCTCGGCCCGAACGGGGCCGGCAAGTCGACCACCATCGACATGCTGCTCGGACTGCTCCCCCCGGATTCGGGAACGGTGACCCTCTTCGGGATGACGCCGGCCGCTGCGATCAAGGCCGGAGCGATCGGGGCGATGCTGCAGAGCGGCGCCGTGCTGAACGACCTCTCGGTACGGGAACTCATCGACATGATGGCCTCGCTCTACCCGAATCCGCTCCCGCTGAAGGAGACCCTGGAACTGGCCAACATCACCGACATCGCCGACCGCAAGACGAACAAGCTCTCGGGCGGGCAGACCCAGCGCGTCCGCTTCGCCGTCGCCCTGGTCAGCAACCCGGACCTCCTCGTCCTCGACGAGCCGACGGTCGCCCTGGACGTCGAGGCCCGACGTGACTTCTGGGCGACGATGCGTGGCTTCACCGAACGCGGCAAGACCGTCGTCTTCGCCACTCACTACCTGGAGGAGGCCGACGCCTACGCCGACCGGATCGTGCTGATGGCCCGCGGTCAGATCGTCGCCGACGGCGCAGCCACCGAACTCAAGGCCAAGGTCGGATCCCGCACCATCCGGGTCACCCTCCCGGACGCCGATCTGACCGCGCTCCGCACACTCCCCGGTGTGAGCAGCGCCGAACAGCATGGTGACGCGGTGCTGCTCAGCTGCGCCGACTCCGACAGCGCACTGCGGGCACTCCTCAGCGGCTACCCGGCCGCCCGAGACATCGAGGTGACCGGCGCCGGCCTGGAGCAGGCCTTCCTGCAGCTCACCGGCGACGAGGAAACCGACGTCCAGCCCGGCATCGAATCGAGTGGAGCAGCCCGATGA
- the panD gene encoding aspartate 1-decarboxylase: MFRTMLKSKIHRATVTQADLHYVGSVTVDADLLDAADLLPGEQVTIVDITNGARLETYTIEGERGSGVIGINGAAAHLVHPGDLVILISYAVLEDVEAKAYVPKVVHVDEQNRIKHLGDDLSYPGTLPA, translated from the coding sequence ATGTTTCGAACAATGTTGAAGAGCAAGATCCACCGCGCGACGGTGACCCAGGCCGACCTGCATTACGTGGGCTCGGTGACGGTCGACGCCGATCTGCTGGATGCCGCCGACCTGCTGCCGGGCGAGCAGGTCACGATCGTCGACATCACCAACGGCGCCCGGCTGGAGACGTACACGATCGAGGGTGAGCGCGGTTCGGGTGTCATCGGCATCAACGGCGCCGCGGCCCACCTGGTACATCCCGGTGACCTGGTGATCCTGATCAGCTACGCGGTGCTCGAGGATGTCGAGGCGAAGGCCTACGTGCCCAAGGTCGTGCACGTCGACGAGCAGAACCGGATCAAGCACCTCGGTGACGATCTGTCCTATCCGGGCACCCTCCCGGCCTGA
- a CDS encoding ATP-dependent Clp protease ATP-binding subunit: MFERFTDRARRVVVLAQEEARMLNHNYIGTEHILLGLIHEGEGVAAKALESLGISLEAVRQQVEEIIGQGQQAPSGHIPFTPRAKKVLELSLREALQLGHNYIGTEHILLGLIREGEGVAAQVLVKLGADLNRVRQQVIQLLNGYQSKEPAGTAAEATPSTSLVLDQFGRNLTQAAREGKLDPVIGRGKEIERVMQVLSRRTKNNPVLIGEPGVGKTAVVEGLAQAIVKGEVPETLKDKQLYTLDLGSLVAGSRYRGDFEERLKKVLKEIRTRGDIVMFIDEIHTLVGAGAAEGAIDAASILKPMLARGELQTIGATTLDEYRKHFEKDAALERRFQPVQVGEPTVAHTIEILKGLRDRYEAHHRVSITDAALVAAAGLADRYISDRFLPDKAIDLIDEAGSRMRIRRMTAPPDLREFDERIADVRREKESAIDSQDFEKAASLRDNEKTLIGEKAQREAEWKAGDLDVVSEVDDEQIAEVLALWTGIPVFKLTEEETARLLRMEDELHKRVIGQEQAIKAVSQAIRRTRAGLKDPKRPGGSFIFAGPSGVGKTELSKTLAEFLFGDADALIQLDMSEFHDRYTVSRLVGAPPGYVGYDEGGQLTEKVRRKPFSVVLFDEVEKAHPDVFNTLLQVLEDGRLTDGQGRIVDFKNTVLILTTNLGTRDVSKAVSLGFAGDHGDASSYERMKLKVNDELKQHFRPEFLNRIDDIIVFHQLSKDEIIKIVDLMLNRLDAQLKNKDMGLELTPAAKELLAEKGYDPVLGARPLRRTIQREIEDALSERILFGELTAGQIVVVDAEGEGKEAKFTFRGELKPSILPDIPPMGEVIAEP, encoded by the coding sequence ATGTTCGAGAGGTTCACTGACCGCGCGCGGCGGGTTGTCGTCCTGGCTCAAGAAGAAGCCCGGATGCTCAATCACAACTACATCGGCACCGAGCACATCCTGCTCGGCCTGATTCACGAGGGCGAGGGCGTAGCCGCCAAGGCTCTCGAGTCACTCGGCATCTCGCTTGAGGCCGTCCGCCAGCAGGTTGAAGAGATCATTGGCCAGGGCCAGCAGGCGCCCAGCGGGCACATCCCGTTCACGCCGCGCGCCAAGAAGGTTCTTGAACTTTCCCTGCGCGAGGCGCTGCAGCTGGGCCACAACTACATCGGCACCGAGCACATCCTGCTCGGCCTCATCCGCGAGGGCGAGGGCGTCGCCGCTCAGGTCCTGGTGAAGCTGGGGGCTGACCTCAACCGGGTCCGCCAGCAGGTCATCCAGCTCCTCAACGGCTACCAGAGCAAGGAGCCAGCCGGCACCGCCGCCGAGGCCACCCCGTCAACGTCACTGGTGCTCGACCAGTTCGGCCGCAACCTCACCCAGGCTGCCCGCGAGGGGAAGCTCGACCCGGTGATCGGTCGCGGCAAGGAGATCGAGCGCGTCATGCAGGTGCTCAGCCGCCGCACCAAGAACAACCCGGTGCTCATCGGCGAGCCCGGCGTCGGCAAGACCGCGGTCGTCGAGGGCCTGGCCCAGGCGATCGTCAAGGGCGAGGTTCCGGAGACGCTGAAGGACAAGCAGCTCTACACCCTCGACCTCGGTTCGCTGGTCGCCGGTTCCCGCTACCGCGGTGACTTCGAAGAGCGCCTGAAGAAGGTCCTCAAGGAGATCCGCACCCGCGGTGACATCGTCATGTTCATCGACGAGATCCACACGCTGGTCGGGGCCGGTGCGGCCGAAGGCGCCATCGACGCCGCCTCCATCCTCAAGCCGATGCTGGCTCGGGGCGAGCTGCAGACCATCGGTGCGACCACGCTGGATGAGTACCGCAAGCACTTCGAGAAGGATGCCGCGCTGGAGCGCCGCTTCCAGCCGGTGCAGGTCGGTGAGCCGACGGTGGCCCACACCATCGAGATCCTCAAGGGCCTGCGGGACCGCTACGAGGCCCACCACCGGGTCTCCATCACCGACGCCGCTCTGGTCGCCGCCGCCGGTCTGGCCGATCGCTACATCAGCGACCGGTTCCTGCCCGACAAGGCGATCGACCTGATCGACGAGGCCGGCTCCCGGATGCGAATCCGCCGGATGACCGCGCCGCCGGACCTGCGCGAGTTCGACGAGCGGATCGCCGACGTGCGCCGCGAGAAGGAGTCCGCGATCGATTCGCAGGACTTCGAGAAGGCGGCCTCACTGCGGGACAACGAGAAGACGCTCATCGGCGAGAAGGCTCAGCGCGAAGCTGAGTGGAAGGCCGGTGACCTCGACGTCGTCTCCGAGGTCGATGACGAGCAGATCGCCGAAGTGCTGGCGCTCTGGACCGGCATCCCGGTCTTCAAGCTCACCGAGGAGGAGACCGCCCGGCTGCTGCGCATGGAGGATGAGCTGCACAAGCGGGTCATCGGCCAGGAGCAGGCCATCAAGGCCGTCTCGCAGGCCATCCGGCGTACCCGGGCCGGCCTGAAGGACCCGAAGCGTCCCGGTGGCTCGTTCATCTTCGCCGGCCCGTCGGGTGTCGGTAAGACCGAGCTCTCCAAGACGCTGGCCGAGTTCCTCTTCGGCGACGCCGACGCCCTCATCCAGCTCGACATGTCCGAGTTCCACGACCGGTACACGGTGTCCCGCCTGGTCGGTGCGCCTCCCGGCTACGTCGGCTACGACGAGGGTGGCCAGCTGACGGAGAAGGTGCGCCGCAAGCCGTTCTCGGTGGTTCTCTTCGACGAGGTCGAGAAGGCTCACCCGGACGTCTTCAACACGCTGCTGCAGGTGCTCGAGGACGGCCGCCTGACCGATGGCCAGGGACGGATCGTGGACTTCAAGAACACGGTGCTGATCCTGACCACCAACCTCGGGACGCGCGACGTCTCGAAGGCGGTCTCGCTCGGCTTCGCCGGTGACCACGGTGACGCCTCCAGCTACGAGCGGATGAAGTTGAAGGTGAACGACGAGCTCAAGCAGCACTTCCGTCCTGAGTTCCTCAACCGCATCGACGACATCATCGTCTTCCACCAGCTCAGCAAGGACGAGATCATCAAGATCGTCGACCTGATGCTGAACCGTCTGGACGCGCAGCTGAAGAACAAGGACATGGGCCTGGAGCTCACGCCGGCGGCGAAGGAACTGCTGGCTGAGAAGGGCTACGACCCGGTGTTGGGTGCGCGGCCGCTGCGTCGCACCATCCAGCGCGAGATCGAGGACGCGCTCAGCGAGCGGATCCTCTTCGGCGAGCTGACCGCGGGACAGATCGTGGTCGTCGACGCCGAGGGCGAGGGCAAGGAGGCCAAGTTCACCTTCCGGGGCGAGCTGAAGCCGTCGATCCTGCCCGACATCCCGCCCATGGGCGAGGTCATCGCGGAGCCGTAG
- a CDS encoding Lsr2 family protein, whose protein sequence is MARRVNVTLVDDIDGSDAVETVSFGLDGSAYEIDLSAENSALLRDALANFVGHARRAGRSARPAVAPSRNGRGPAQVDREQTQAVRVWARANGHTVSDRGRIPASVFEAYNAAH, encoded by the coding sequence ATGGCGCGAAGAGTGAACGTCACCCTCGTCGATGACATCGACGGAAGTGATGCGGTCGAGACGGTATCTTTCGGTCTCGACGGTTCGGCCTACGAGATTGATTTATCGGCGGAGAATTCCGCGCTGCTGCGCGACGCGCTCGCTAACTTTGTCGGGCACGCGCGGCGCGCCGGGCGCAGCGCCCGTCCCGCCGTCGCGCCGAGTCGCAATGGCCGCGGACCGGCTCAGGTCGACCGGGAGCAGACGCAGGCGGTTCGGGTCTGGGCCCGGGCCAACGGGCACACGGTGAGTGACCGCGGACGGATCCCGGCTAGTGTCTTCGAGGCCTACAACGCCGCTCACTGA
- the radA gene encoding DNA repair protein RadA, with amino-acid sequence MTKPASQRRPTAPGFHCTECGATSLRWLGRCGECQAWGTVIEVGASSKAPATQRSAVQRPAQPIGDLDPEQARARPTGVDELDRVLGGGLVPGSVVLLAGEPGVGKSTLLLEVAHQYAAAGGKPALIVTGEESPAQVRLRAERTGAVHPALFLAAENDLGALLTHVDQVDPGLLVVDSVQTISTDTVDSAAGGVPQIRAVTAGLIAVAKSRGIATIIVGHVTKDGSIAGPRVLEHLVDVVLHFEGDRHSALRLIRATKNRFGAADEVGCFEMQESGVVGLADPSGLFLSDRSHSVAGTCVTVSIEGRRPMVTEVQALVTRALQNPKRAVTNLDSSRVGMLVAVLGKHGNVPIHDHDVYASTVGGISATEPAADLAIAMAIASASRMLPLPATFCAMGEVSLSGDVRRVAGIEQRLSEASRLGFTTALVPLGHNSDVVAPSSVKGIRTLAVATIADALRALERHGGRQHTARTPVLRPIRGGA; translated from the coding sequence GTGACCAAGCCAGCCAGCCAGCGCCGCCCCACTGCCCCGGGTTTCCACTGCACCGAGTGCGGCGCGACCTCGCTACGCTGGCTCGGCCGCTGTGGTGAATGCCAGGCCTGGGGCACCGTCATCGAGGTTGGCGCCTCCAGCAAAGCTCCAGCCACCCAGCGCAGCGCCGTGCAGCGTCCGGCCCAACCGATCGGCGACCTCGATCCCGAGCAGGCTCGGGCCCGCCCGACCGGCGTCGACGAGCTCGATCGGGTGCTCGGCGGCGGGCTCGTTCCGGGCTCGGTCGTGCTCTTGGCCGGTGAGCCCGGAGTCGGGAAGTCCACCCTGCTGCTCGAAGTGGCCCACCAGTACGCGGCTGCGGGTGGCAAGCCCGCGCTGATCGTCACCGGGGAGGAGTCACCGGCTCAGGTGCGACTGCGGGCCGAGCGCACCGGCGCCGTCCACCCAGCGCTCTTCCTGGCCGCTGAGAACGACCTCGGCGCTCTGCTCACCCACGTAGACCAGGTCGATCCGGGCTTGCTCGTGGTCGACTCGGTGCAGACGATCTCCACCGACACCGTCGACAGTGCGGCCGGCGGCGTGCCGCAGATCCGCGCCGTCACGGCCGGGCTCATCGCCGTAGCCAAGTCTCGCGGGATCGCCACCATCATCGTCGGCCACGTGACCAAGGACGGATCGATTGCCGGGCCCCGGGTCCTCGAGCACCTGGTCGACGTCGTACTGCACTTCGAAGGTGACCGGCACTCGGCCCTTCGGTTGATCCGCGCCACCAAGAATCGCTTCGGCGCGGCCGATGAGGTCGGCTGCTTCGAGATGCAGGAGAGCGGCGTAGTGGGGCTGGCCGACCCATCCGGCCTCTTCCTCTCCGACCGCTCCCACTCGGTCGCCGGAACCTGTGTCACCGTCAGCATCGAGGGTCGACGACCAATGGTCACCGAGGTCCAGGCCCTGGTTACGCGGGCCCTTCAGAACCCGAAGCGAGCCGTGACGAATCTGGATTCCAGCCGGGTCGGCATGCTGGTCGCCGTGCTCGGCAAACACGGAAACGTGCCCATCCACGACCACGACGTCTACGCCTCCACCGTCGGCGGTATCAGCGCCACCGAGCCCGCCGCCGACCTCGCGATTGCCATGGCGATCGCCTCGGCCTCCCGGATGCTGCCGCTGCCGGCCACCTTCTGCGCGATGGGTGAGGTCTCCCTCTCCGGCGATGTGCGACGCGTGGCCGGCATCGAACAGCGGTTGAGCGAGGCGTCCCGGCTCGGCTTCACCACGGCGCTGGTGCCGCTCGGGCACAATTCGGACGTCGTCGCGCCGTCCTCGGTCAAGGGCATCCGCACGCTGGCCGTCGCCACCATCGCCGACGCGTTGCGCGCGCTGGAGCGGCATGGCGGCCGTCAGCACACCGCCCGAACCCCGGTGCTGCGTCCGATACGTGGGGGCGCCTAG
- the lysS gene encoding lysine--tRNA ligase: MDDVLDDAPEQVRVRREKYDRLIADPQHAPYPVNVARTTSLAAVRAAHPELPPDTATGEQVGVTGRVIFVRTGGKLCFATLREGGVELQVMFSLANVGEQRLADFKADVDLGDLLFVHGEVITSRSGELSVLADEWRITAKALRPLPVAHKPLSEETRVRQRYVDLIVRPEARQIVSTRAAVIRSIRETLHERQYLEVETPILQSVHGGAAARPFHTHLNAFDLDMSLRIATELFLKRCVVGGIDRVYEIGRTFRNEGVDSTHSPEFTMLEAYEAYGDYDTMAELTRTLIQNAAAAADVAVPVTADGVEIDLAGAWRTVTIHELVSDAVQDSVDVDTEAAVLRSHAERLSVALKPEWDAGEIVLELYEKLVEHTLIQPTFVRDYPASVRPLARPHRSDPRLAEAWDLIIGGMEVAPAYSELADPVEQRRRLVEQSLAAANGDPEAMELDEDFLRALEYGMPPTGGMGMGVDRLVMLLTGRGIRETILFPLLKPLANL, translated from the coding sequence ATCGACGACGTGCTGGACGACGCGCCGGAGCAGGTGCGGGTCCGACGGGAGAAGTACGACCGGCTGATCGCCGATCCGCAGCACGCCCCCTACCCGGTGAACGTCGCCCGGACGACATCGCTGGCCGCGGTACGGGCCGCGCATCCGGAGCTGCCGCCGGACACGGCCACCGGCGAGCAGGTCGGGGTCACCGGCCGGGTCATCTTCGTACGCACCGGGGGGAAGCTCTGCTTCGCGACGCTGCGCGAGGGTGGGGTCGAACTGCAGGTGATGTTCTCGCTGGCCAACGTCGGCGAGCAGCGACTGGCCGACTTCAAGGCCGACGTCGACCTCGGTGACCTGCTCTTCGTCCACGGCGAGGTGATCACCTCCCGTAGCGGCGAGCTTTCGGTACTGGCCGACGAGTGGCGGATCACCGCCAAGGCATTGCGTCCGCTGCCCGTCGCCCACAAGCCGCTGTCGGAGGAGACCCGGGTTCGGCAGCGCTACGTGGATCTCATCGTGCGCCCGGAGGCCCGCCAGATCGTCTCGACCCGGGCCGCGGTCATCCGTTCCATCCGCGAGACGCTGCACGAGCGGCAGTACCTCGAGGTCGAGACGCCGATCCTGCAGAGCGTGCACGGGGGAGCGGCGGCTCGTCCGTTCCACACCCACCTCAACGCGTTCGATCTTGATATGTCACTGCGAATCGCGACCGAGCTATTCTTGAAGCGTTGCGTGGTCGGCGGGATCGACCGCGTCTATGAGATTGGCCGGACTTTCCGAAATGAGGGAGTCGACTCCACCCATTCTCCTGAGTTCACAATGTTAGAAGCGTATGAGGCGTACGGCGACTACGACACGATGGCCGAGTTGACCCGCACGCTCATTCAAAATGCCGCGGCGGCGGCGGACGTGGCGGTTCCGGTGACCGCCGACGGCGTCGAGATCGATCTCGCCGGTGCATGGCGCACCGTCACGATTCACGAATTGGTGTCAGATGCGGTCCAAGACTCCGTAGACGTTGACACCGAAGCGGCTGTACTGCGTTCTCACGCCGAGCGGTTGTCCGTTGCATTGAAGCCGGAGTGGGACGCCGGGGAAATAGTTTTGGAACTGTACGAGAAATTAGTTGAACACACACTCATCCAGCCGACGTTTGTGCGTGACTATCCCGCCTCGGTGCGCCCACTGGCTCGGCCGCACCGCAGCGACCCGCGCCTGGCTGAGGCCTGGGACCTGATTATCGGCGGCATGGAGGTGGCCCCGGCCTACTCGGAGCTCGCCGACCCGGTGGAGCAGCGCCGCCGTCTCGTCGAACAGTCGCTTGCGGCGGCCAATGGCGATCCCGAGGCGATGGAGCTGGACGAGGATTTCCTGCGGGCCTTGGAATACGGCATGCCGCCGACCGGGGGAATGGGAATGGGCGTAGATAGGCTGGTAATGCTGCTCACCGGGCGCGGCATCCGGGAGACGATTCTCTTTCCATTGCTCAAACCGTTAGCCAATTTGTAG
- a CDS encoding dienelactone hydrolase family protein, which yields MTTISLADVPGAPSGSPSLPAYLATPPGAGPWPGVVAIHEAFGLDDVMRRQADRMAAAGYLTVAPDLFTAGNRALCVARTMAAIRKHESPALADIEAARAWLAGQRDCTGKIGVIGFCMGGAFALVVATRGFDVASDNYGALPKNPARALTGACPIIGSYGSRDALAGQAKKLESALTEAGVEHRVDLYPGAGHSFLNDAPNGPQLLRPMLKVLNIGPHPESSTLAWSRIDEFFARHLKVQAPEDDPLGG from the coding sequence ATGACCACCATCTCGCTCGCCGATGTCCCCGGCGCTCCCAGCGGCTCCCCCAGCCTGCCGGCCTACCTGGCCACGCCACCGGGCGCCGGACCGTGGCCCGGGGTGGTGGCGATCCACGAGGCGTTCGGGCTGGACGACGTGATGCGGCGACAGGCCGATCGGATGGCCGCCGCCGGCTACCTCACCGTCGCTCCGGACCTCTTCACCGCAGGCAACAGAGCCCTCTGCGTGGCCCGCACGATGGCCGCGATCCGCAAGCACGAGAGCCCCGCCCTGGCTGACATCGAGGCGGCCCGGGCGTGGCTAGCCGGCCAGCGTGACTGCACCGGGAAGATCGGCGTCATCGGGTTCTGCATGGGCGGCGCCTTCGCTCTGGTCGTGGCGACCCGCGGTTTCGACGTGGCCAGTGACAACTACGGTGCCCTGCCCAAGAATCCAGCCCGGGCCCTGACCGGTGCCTGCCCGATCATCGGCAGCTATGGGAGCCGGGACGCGCTGGCCGGGCAGGCCAAGAAGCTGGAGTCGGCGCTGACCGAAGCCGGGGTCGAGCATCGGGTGGACCTCTACCCAGGCGCCGGGCACTCATTCCTCAACGACGCACCGAACGGCCCCCAGCTGCTGCGTCCGATGCTCAAGGTGCTGAACATCGGCCCGCACCCGGAATCGTCGACGCTGGCCTGGAGCCGAATCGACGAGTTCTTCGCCCGGCATCTCAAGGTTCAGGCACCCGAGGATGACCCGCTCGGCGGCTAG
- a CDS encoding CarD family transcriptional regulator yields MTYKVGETVVYPHHGAAKIEAIEERTIKGEVKIYLVLKVAQGDLTVLVPADNAEIVGVRDVVGQEGLDRVFEVLRAPHTEEPTNWSRRYKANGEKLASGDVNKVAEVVRDLWRRDKDRGLSAGEKRMLAKARQILVSELALAEGTNEDKAELVLDEVLAEAVAEAV; encoded by the coding sequence ATGACGTATAAAGTCGGCGAGACCGTTGTCTACCCGCATCACGGGGCAGCGAAAATCGAGGCAATCGAAGAGCGAACGATCAAGGGCGAGGTGAAGATTTACCTGGTACTCAAAGTGGCCCAGGGTGATCTGACAGTTCTCGTTCCTGCAGACAATGCCGAGATTGTCGGTGTGCGTGACGTAGTAGGCCAGGAGGGTCTGGACCGGGTGTTCGAGGTGCTTCGCGCGCCGCACACCGAGGAGCCGACCAACTGGTCGCGCCGGTACAAGGCCAACGGCGAGAAGCTCGCCTCCGGTGACGTCAACAAGGTCGCCGAGGTCGTTCGTGACCTGTGGCGCCGTGACAAGGACCGCGGCCTCTCCGCCGGTGAGAAGCGCATGCTGGCCAAGGCGCGCCAGATCCTGGTGAGCGAGCTGGCACTGGCCGAAGGCACCAACGAAGACAAGGCCGAGCTGGTGCTCGACGAGGTACTGGCCGAGGCCGTAGCCGAAGCGGTTTAG
- the disA gene encoding DNA integrity scanning diadenylate cyclase DisA, translating to MHSGQESNGESLTTTEQDVALRAVLSTVAPGTSLRDGLERILRGNTGALIVLGWDRTVESLCTGGFPLDVDFSATRLRELCKMDGAVVLTGDGQRITQAATHLMPDPAVHTEESGTRHRTAQRVAVQTGYPVISVSQSMRIISLYLGYRRYVLESSGELLTRANQAIATLERYKSRLDEVSNTLSALEIEDLVTVRDATVVSQRIEMVRRIADEITGYAVELGTDGRLLTLQLEELMAGVESDRELIARDYVPAVRLSRVGEAVTSELDSLSSIDLLDLGLVARALGFGSSSEMLDSPATPRGYRLLARVPRLPSAVVDRVVEKFGDLQKLLAATVEDLQTVDGVGEARARSVREAISRLADASIIDRYQ from the coding sequence ATGCACTCGGGGCAGGAATCGAACGGGGAGTCGTTGACAACAACTGAGCAGGACGTTGCGCTGCGCGCTGTCCTCTCCACCGTGGCCCCGGGCACCTCGCTGCGCGACGGGCTGGAACGCATCCTGCGCGGCAATACCGGCGCGCTCATCGTGCTGGGTTGGGACCGCACCGTCGAGTCGCTCTGCACCGGCGGGTTCCCGCTCGACGTCGACTTCTCCGCCACCCGCCTGCGTGAACTCTGCAAGATGGACGGCGCGGTGGTTCTCACCGGCGATGGGCAGCGAATCACCCAGGCCGCCACGCACCTGATGCCCGACCCGGCGGTGCACACCGAAGAGTCCGGCACCCGGCACCGCACCGCGCAGCGAGTGGCCGTCCAGACTGGGTACCCGGTCATCTCGGTCTCCCAGTCGATGCGGATCATCAGCCTCTACCTCGGCTACCGGCGGTACGTGCTGGAGAGCTCCGGCGAACTCCTCACGCGGGCCAACCAGGCGATCGCGACGCTCGAGCGGTACAAATCAAGGCTGGACGAGGTCTCCAACACGCTCTCGGCCCTGGAGATCGAGGACTTGGTCACCGTCCGCGACGCGACCGTCGTCTCGCAGCGCATCGAGATGGTGCGCCGAATCGCCGACGAAATCACCGGCTACGCCGTCGAGCTGGGCACCGACGGGCGCCTGCTCACCCTCCAGCTGGAGGAGCTGATGGCCGGAGTCGAGTCCGACCGCGAGCTCATCGCCCGCGACTACGTCCCGGCGGTCCGCCTGAGCCGGGTCGGCGAGGCGGTCACCAGCGAGCTCGACAGCCTCTCCAGCATTGACCTGCTCGACCTCGGGCTGGTCGCCCGCGCCCTCGGCTTCGGATCGAGCTCCGAGATGCTGGACTCTCCCGCCACCCCGCGGGGTTACCGACTACTGGCCCGCGTGCCCCGGCTCCCCTCGGCCGTCGTCGACCGGGTGGTCGAGAAGTTCGGGGACCTGCAGAAGCTGCTCGCGGCCACCGTCGAAGATCTGCAGACCGTCGACGGCGTTGGCGAGGCACGGGCCCGCAGCGTCCGCGAAGCAATTTCACGGCTGGCCGATGCGTCGATCATCGACCGCTACCAGTAG
- a CDS encoding A/G-specific adenine glycosylase, whose amino-acid sequence MDFATAVTAWFKQAARDLPWRSPDASAWGVLVSEVMLQQTPVNRVLPAYQAWLTRWPEPAALAADSPGEAVRMWAKLGYPRRALRLHACAVELVERFGGQVPDDVDALLSLPGVGEYTARAVATFAFGQRHPVVDTNVRRVVARAVSGQGEAGSPSTRRDLAAVEALLPATLPAAAQFSAGAMELGALVCTARTPRCSECPVATQCRWRLAGYPSYTGPQRRAQRFAGTDRQVRGLLLDVLRGADGPVPASALDISWPDSAQRARALDTLIVDGLVDPLPDGRFGLPGHR is encoded by the coding sequence ATGGACTTCGCCACCGCCGTCACCGCATGGTTCAAACAAGCGGCCCGGGACCTGCCGTGGCGCTCGCCGGACGCCTCGGCGTGGGGCGTGCTGGTGAGTGAGGTCATGCTGCAGCAGACGCCGGTGAATCGGGTCCTTCCCGCCTATCAGGCGTGGTTGACCCGCTGGCCGGAACCGGCCGCGCTGGCCGCCGACTCACCGGGTGAGGCGGTGCGTATGTGGGCCAAGCTCGGCTACCCGCGACGCGCCCTGCGGCTGCATGCGTGTGCCGTCGAGCTGGTGGAGCGCTTCGGCGGGCAGGTCCCCGACGACGTCGACGCGCTGCTGAGCCTGCCCGGGGTCGGGGAGTACACGGCACGGGCAGTCGCTACCTTCGCCTTCGGCCAGCGCCACCCCGTGGTGGACACGAACGTGCGGCGGGTGGTGGCCCGTGCGGTGAGCGGGCAGGGTGAGGCGGGTTCGCCCTCGACCCGGCGCGACCTGGCCGCGGTCGAGGCGTTGCTGCCGGCGACGCTGCCCGCCGCGGCCCAGTTCAGCGCCGGGGCCATGGAGCTCGGGGCGCTGGTCTGCACGGCCCGCACGCCGCGCTGCAGCGAGTGTCCGGTCGCCACCCAGTGCCGGTGGCGGCTGGCCGGGTATCCGAGCTACACGGGGCCGCAGCGGCGGGCTCAGCGCTTCGCCGGCACCGACCGGCAGGTGCGCGGGCTGCTCCTCGACGTGCTCCGTGGCGCCGACGGGCCGGTGCCGGCGAGCGCGCTGGACATCAGCTGGCCCGACTCAGCCCAGCGGGCCCGCGCTCTGGACACGCTGATCGTCGACGGCCTGGTGGATCCGCTTCCGGACGGGCGCTTCGGCCTCCCCGGCCACCGCTGA